In a single window of the Micromonospora inositola genome:
- a CDS encoding aminopeptidase P family protein, whose product MAEERAQQGKPADGTESHDPDFPEAFLTFMRQGWRDTELPVGPRPEVPNYAKRRAALSAAFPGEILVIPTGGEKVRANDTDHPFRPGSDFAYLTGDHDPDSVLVLRPNGSGHDATLYMRPRSSRETDEFFRSRHGELWVGRRHTLGEKSTELGLPTADLTELDAALADCAPGRTRVLRGFDARVDKGVRPWDGAHAEGQPARDRELAIAISELKLVKDEWEIAQLQEACDATVRGFEDVARALPADRGVSERLLEGIFALRARHDGNDVGYGSIVGAGEHATILHWVHNHGATRPGELLLMDMGVENRNLYTADVTRVLPVDGRFTPLQRQVYDAVHAAQQAGIDIIKPGVAFREVHLTAMRVLAEALKDLGLLPVSVDEAMDPASTVYRRWTLHGTSHMLGIDVHDCANARKEKYRDGALGEGYVLTVEPGLYFQPEDELVPEELRGIGIRIEDDILVTATGAVNLSAGLPRRSDEVETWLAEQREAGPRLPG is encoded by the coding sequence ATGGCCGAGGAGCGGGCGCAGCAGGGCAAGCCGGCGGACGGTACGGAATCGCACGACCCGGACTTCCCCGAGGCGTTCCTGACGTTCATGCGGCAGGGCTGGCGGGACACTGAGCTGCCGGTCGGCCCACGGCCGGAGGTGCCCAACTACGCCAAGCGGCGGGCCGCGCTCTCCGCAGCCTTCCCCGGCGAGATCCTGGTCATCCCCACCGGCGGCGAGAAGGTACGCGCCAACGACACCGACCACCCGTTCCGGCCGGGCAGCGACTTCGCGTACCTGACCGGCGACCACGACCCGGACAGCGTGCTCGTGCTGCGGCCGAACGGCTCCGGGCACGACGCCACGCTGTACATGCGGCCCCGGTCGTCGCGGGAGACCGACGAGTTCTTCCGCAGCCGGCACGGCGAGCTGTGGGTGGGCCGGCGGCACACCCTCGGCGAGAAGTCGACCGAGCTGGGGCTGCCGACCGCCGACCTGACCGAGCTGGACGCGGCGCTGGCCGACTGCGCGCCGGGGCGTACCCGGGTGTTGCGCGGCTTCGACGCCCGGGTCGACAAGGGGGTCCGCCCGTGGGACGGCGCCCACGCGGAGGGCCAGCCGGCCCGCGACCGGGAGCTGGCCATCGCCATCTCGGAGCTGAAGCTGGTCAAGGACGAGTGGGAGATCGCCCAGCTCCAGGAGGCGTGCGACGCCACCGTCCGGGGCTTCGAGGACGTGGCCCGGGCGTTGCCGGCCGACCGCGGCGTCTCCGAGCGGCTGCTGGAGGGGATCTTCGCGCTGCGCGCCCGGCACGACGGCAACGACGTCGGCTACGGCTCGATCGTCGGCGCCGGCGAGCACGCCACGATCCTGCACTGGGTGCACAACCACGGCGCCACCCGTCCGGGCGAGCTGCTGCTGATGGACATGGGCGTGGAGAACCGCAACCTCTACACCGCCGACGTCACTCGGGTGCTGCCGGTCGACGGCCGGTTCACCCCGCTCCAGCGCCAGGTGTACGACGCGGTCCACGCCGCCCAGCAGGCCGGGATCGACATCATCAAGCCGGGCGTGGCGTTCCGGGAGGTGCACCTGACCGCGATGCGGGTGCTCGCCGAGGCGCTGAAGGATCTCGGGCTGCTGCCGGTGAGCGTGGACGAGGCGATGGACCCGGCCTCGACGGTCTACCGCCGGTGGACCCTGCACGGCACCAGCCACATGCTCGGCATCGACGTGCACGACTGCGCCAATGCCCGCAAGGAGAAGTACCGCGACGGCGCGCTCGGCGAGGGCTACGTGCTGACCGTGGAGCCGGGGCTCTACTTCCAGCCGGAGGACGAGCTGGTCCCGGAGGAGCTGCGCGGCATCGGGATCCGGATCGAGGACGACATCCTGGTCACCGCGACCGGCGCGGTGAACCTCTCGGCCGGGCTGCCGCGCCGCTCCGACGAGGTGGAGACCTGGTTGGCCGAGCAGCGCGAGGCGGGTCCGCGCCTGCCGGGCTGA
- the asnB gene encoding asparagine synthase (glutamine-hydrolyzing) produces MCGLLAFFSARGDAAAHRDNIAGALECLHHRGPDETGVEVVGDASGRYADGVFAHKRLAIIDVALSHEPLPYAGGRYQLTFNGEIYNYIELRDELIRDFGAQFATNGDGEVIVAGYHYWGEQVLTRLRGMFAFVIWDRQERRAFGARDYFGIKPLHYLETADGLYLASEKKALLPFAQSAYAGDAGIDAANLSHYLTLQYVPEPGTLHKGINRIGSGEYLTWTPGGRIEVRRWYRPVFRPAPVSDEQKLYHEIRETLRESVRMHMRSDVPVGSFLSSGIDSTAVVALAREFNPNILTFTVGYDVPGYSEIDVAQDSARHLDVTTIPTKIGPQDMIDALPKIVWHLDDPVADPALVPLYFVAKKAAEHVTVVLSGEGADEFFGGYTIYREPLSLNTVNGLPGGVQKGLRAVSKAIPQGVKGKSFLERGTTPIEQRYYGNARMFTEEEKQHLLRRYDPSVRYTDVTEPIYAECIELDDVTKMQYVDLYTWLRGDILVKADRISMAHSLEVRVPFLDREVFNVAAGIPVDLKLPPRSDATKYAMRQALQGVVPPAIVNRKKLGFPTPTRVWLRGEMYEWARHVLATSGAGDLIDLSYAMRLLEEHKREEADHSRKVWTVLIFCIWHAIFVAKTLDPGIQRNQSALLTKPVVGSMVR; encoded by the coding sequence ATGTGCGGACTCCTGGCCTTCTTCAGCGCGCGCGGCGACGCCGCCGCCCACCGCGACAACATCGCCGGAGCACTGGAGTGCCTGCACCACCGCGGCCCCGACGAGACGGGGGTCGAGGTGGTCGGCGACGCCTCCGGCCGGTACGCGGACGGGGTGTTCGCGCACAAGCGTCTGGCGATCATCGACGTGGCGCTCAGCCACGAGCCGCTGCCCTACGCGGGCGGCCGCTACCAGCTCACCTTCAACGGCGAGATCTACAACTACATCGAGCTGCGGGACGAGCTGATTCGGGACTTCGGCGCCCAGTTCGCCACGAACGGTGACGGCGAGGTGATCGTCGCCGGGTACCACTACTGGGGCGAGCAGGTGCTCACCCGACTGCGCGGCATGTTCGCCTTCGTCATCTGGGACCGGCAGGAGCGGCGGGCGTTCGGCGCCCGGGACTACTTCGGCATCAAGCCGCTGCACTACCTGGAGACGGCCGACGGCCTCTACCTCGCGTCGGAGAAGAAGGCGCTGCTGCCGTTCGCGCAGTCGGCGTACGCCGGCGACGCCGGGATCGACGCGGCCAACCTGAGCCACTACCTGACCCTCCAGTACGTCCCCGAGCCGGGCACCCTGCACAAGGGGATCAACCGGATCGGGTCGGGGGAGTACCTCACCTGGACGCCGGGCGGCCGGATCGAGGTGCGCCGGTGGTACCGGCCGGTGTTCCGGCCGGCGCCGGTCTCCGACGAGCAGAAGCTCTACCACGAGATCCGGGAGACGCTGCGGGAGAGCGTCCGGATGCACATGCGTTCGGACGTGCCGGTCGGCTCGTTCCTCTCCAGCGGCATCGACTCCACCGCGGTGGTCGCGCTGGCCCGTGAGTTCAACCCGAACATCCTCACCTTCACCGTCGGCTACGACGTGCCGGGCTACTCCGAGATCGACGTCGCCCAGGACTCGGCCCGGCACCTCGACGTGACCACCATCCCGACCAAGATCGGGCCGCAGGACATGATCGACGCGCTGCCGAAGATCGTCTGGCACCTGGACGACCCGGTGGCCGACCCGGCGCTGGTCCCGCTCTACTTCGTGGCGAAGAAGGCCGCCGAGCACGTCACCGTGGTCCTCTCCGGCGAGGGCGCGGACGAGTTCTTCGGCGGTTACACGATCTATCGGGAGCCGCTCTCCCTCAATACGGTCAACGGCCTGCCCGGCGGCGTGCAGAAGGGGCTGCGGGCGGTCTCCAAGGCCATCCCGCAGGGGGTCAAGGGCAAGAGCTTCCTGGAGCGCGGCACCACCCCGATCGAGCAGCGCTACTACGGCAACGCCCGGATGTTCACCGAGGAGGAGAAGCAGCACCTGCTGCGCCGCTACGACCCCTCGGTCCGCTACACCGACGTCACCGAGCCGATCTACGCCGAGTGCATCGAGCTGGACGACGTCACCAAGATGCAGTACGTCGACCTCTACACCTGGCTGCGCGGCGACATCCTGGTCAAGGCCGACCGGATCTCGATGGCGCACTCGCTGGAGGTGCGCGTGCCCTTCCTCGACCGCGAGGTCTTCAACGTCGCGGCCGGCATCCCGGTGGACCTGAAGCTCCCGCCCCGCTCCGACGCCACCAAGTACGCCATGCGCCAGGCGCTGCAGGGCGTGGTGCCGCCGGCCATCGTCAACCGTAAGAAGCTGGGCTTCCCGACCCCGACCCGGGTCTGGCTGCGCGGCGAGATGTACGAGTGGGCCCGGCACGTGCTGGCCACCTCCGGCGCCGGCGACCTGATCGACCTGTCGTACGCGATGCGGCTGCTGGAGGAGCACAAGCGGGAGGAGGCCGACCACTCCCGCAAGGTGTGGACCGTGCTGATCTTCTGCATCTGGCACGCCATCTTCGTCGCCAAGACCCTCGACCCGGGCATCCAGCGCAACCAGTCCGCCCTGCTCACCAAGCCGGTGGTCGGCTCCATGGTCCGCTGA
- a CDS encoding carbohydrate kinase family protein, producing the protein MGYAVVLGEALVDLLDAEYEGQPVYRQAIGGGPLNVAVAVARLGGDVQYVGSLGDDALAARIRAFLGAAGVGLTGAVTVPAPTALAVATFAGPEPDFRFYGEPRSYALLTADDLDVALVEGADVLYCGSIVLLDPPVRAAARRAWSIAGALRVFDPNVRPRLLGRPGALERLREVVAEFAASAHLVKLSTADAEVLYPREPVEGVAAYLRELGAGTVVVTLGAAGALVAAGPDVVRVPAPNVRAVDATGAGDSAMGALIADLLVDGEPVDPAGWQQRVAFALRVAGLVCESPGGAVSMPTRAAVLDRFPS; encoded by the coding sequence ATGGGGTACGCGGTGGTGCTGGGCGAGGCGCTGGTCGACCTGCTCGACGCCGAGTACGAGGGGCAGCCCGTCTACCGGCAGGCGATCGGTGGCGGCCCGCTCAACGTGGCCGTGGCGGTGGCCCGACTCGGCGGCGACGTCCAGTACGTCGGGTCGCTCGGCGACGACGCGCTCGCCGCCCGGATCCGCGCGTTCCTGGGCGCGGCCGGGGTCGGGCTGACCGGCGCGGTGACCGTACCGGCGCCGACCGCCCTGGCGGTGGCCACCTTCGCCGGCCCCGAACCGGACTTCCGCTTCTACGGCGAGCCGCGGTCGTACGCCCTGCTCACTGCCGACGACCTGGACGTTGCGCTGGTCGAGGGTGCGGATGTGCTCTATTGCGGATCGATCGTGCTGCTCGATCCGCCGGTGCGCGCCGCCGCGCGCCGGGCCTGGTCGATCGCCGGCGCGCTGCGGGTGTTCGACCCGAACGTCCGGCCCCGGCTGCTGGGCAGGCCGGGGGCCCTCGAGCGGCTGCGTGAGGTGGTGGCCGAGTTCGCCGCGAGCGCCCACCTGGTCAAGCTCAGCACCGCCGACGCCGAGGTGCTCTATCCCCGTGAGCCGGTCGAGGGGGTCGCCGCGTACCTGCGCGAGCTGGGCGCGGGGACCGTCGTGGTCACCCTCGGCGCGGCCGGCGCGCTGGTCGCCGCCGGCCCCGACGTGGTACGCGTTCCCGCGCCGAACGTCCGGGCGGTGGACGCCACCGGGGCCGGCGACTCGGCGATGGGCGCCCTCATCGCCGACCTGCTCGTCGACGGCGAGCCCGTGGACCCGGCCGGCTGGCAGCAGCGGGTCGCCTTCGCGCTGCGGGTGGCCGGCCTGGTCTGCGAGTCCCCCGGCGGCGCGGTCTCCATGCCCACCCGCGCCGCGGTGCTGGACCGCTTTCCCTCCTGA
- a CDS encoding MBL fold metallo-hydrolase translates to MTSRFVEVADRVHLLREPLLQVNVTLVVGDGAALLVDTLSTAGQARELAAAARAVTPHPWIVVNTHHHFDHCFGNATLAADPPRPVYAHELAAAALRERPDQLRRAAYEETREERPALAAELADTVLLAPTHTVHTETVLDVGGRRVVLRHPGHGHTDADLVVHVPDADVLVAGDLVEQSGPPAFEESYPLQWPDAVADLLRLTTAATVVVPGHGEPVDVEFVRAQHAQLVEQAWMIRAGHTGSAPPERVAAESPFGARPGLIAARRGYAELNGTD, encoded by the coding sequence ATGACCAGCCGCTTCGTCGAGGTCGCCGACCGCGTCCACCTACTGCGCGAGCCGCTGCTCCAGGTGAACGTGACGCTGGTGGTGGGCGACGGCGCGGCGCTGCTGGTGGACACCCTCTCCACCGCGGGCCAGGCGCGCGAGCTGGCCGCCGCGGCCCGGGCGGTCACCCCGCACCCGTGGATCGTGGTCAACACCCACCACCACTTCGACCACTGCTTCGGCAACGCCACCCTGGCCGCCGACCCGCCCCGCCCGGTGTACGCGCACGAGCTGGCCGCCGCGGCGCTGCGCGAACGCCCCGACCAGCTTCGCCGGGCCGCGTACGAGGAGACGCGCGAGGAACGGCCGGCGCTCGCCGCCGAGCTGGCCGACACGGTGCTGTTGGCCCCGACGCACACCGTGCACACCGAGACGGTGCTGGACGTCGGCGGCCGGCGCGTGGTGCTGCGCCACCCGGGGCACGGGCACACCGACGCCGACCTGGTGGTGCACGTGCCCGACGCGGACGTGCTGGTCGCCGGTGACCTGGTCGAGCAGAGCGGGCCGCCGGCCTTCGAGGAGTCGTACCCGCTGCAGTGGCCGGACGCGGTCGCCGACCTGCTCCGGCTCACCACCGCCGCGACGGTGGTGGTGCCCGGGCACGGCGAGCCGGTCGACGTCGAGTTCGTCCGCGCCCAGCACGCCCAGCTCGTCGAGCAGGCCTGGATGATCCGCGCCGGCCACACCGGCAGCGCCCCGCCCGAACGGGTGGCCGCCGAGTCCCCGTTCGGCGCCCGCCCCGGCCTGATCGCCGCCCGCCGCGGCTACGCCGAACTGAACGGCACCGACTGA
- a CDS encoding thioesterase family protein: protein MHEPPEPSFAPGLTARVELTVTDADTAQAVGSGDVPVLGTPRVLALAEAATVAATATRMPAGQTTVGLRVELDHRAPTPVGRTVVAQARLATVDGRRLLFEVTVADGGETVAEGRVERVLVDRQRFVERASRAS, encoded by the coding sequence ATGCACGAGCCGCCGGAGCCCTCCTTCGCGCCGGGCCTGACCGCCCGGGTCGAGCTGACCGTCACCGACGCCGACACCGCACAGGCGGTGGGCTCCGGGGACGTGCCGGTGCTCGGCACCCCCCGGGTGCTGGCCCTGGCCGAGGCGGCGACGGTGGCCGCGACCGCCACCCGGATGCCGGCCGGGCAGACCACCGTCGGGCTGCGGGTCGAGCTGGACCACCGGGCTCCCACGCCGGTCGGCCGGACGGTGGTCGCGCAGGCCCGTCTCGCCACGGTCGACGGCCGACGGCTGCTGTTCGAGGTGACGGTCGCCGACGGCGGGGAGACCGTCGCCGAGGGACGGGTCGAGCGGGTGCTGGTCGACCGGCAGCGCTTCGTCGAGCGCGCCTCGCGGGCGTCATGA
- a CDS encoding phosphatase PAP2 family protein — protein MAVVTDPQPPARTGPAASPDGGRRRVTAMAIWAVAFVAGWFAIGLPTDPAYAFLWIWAATIAWNSTRPWRSHLRFARDWVPVVLLLAGYNLSRGFADNGATPHAMELIVADRFLLGWATGGEVPTVWLQQHLYRPEVHWWDVVVSWVYFSHFVVTLAAAAVLWLRDRTRWAAYMRRWAFLCAAGLVTYFLYPAAPPWWAAQNGLLTEVARISTRGWKAFGMHGAGNVLNAGQIAANPVAAMPSLHTAFALFVVLFFLGATRRRWWPLLLAYPLAMTFTLVYSGEHYMIDVLVGWAYVGMTFLVVALAERWWAARRARSAPSSAAREVIDGPAAAPATPAAGREAGRDAAADSSPVPADR, from the coding sequence ATGGCCGTCGTGACAGATCCCCAGCCCCCCGCCCGGACCGGCCCGGCCGCGTCGCCCGACGGCGGGCGACGCCGCGTCACCGCCATGGCGATCTGGGCGGTGGCGTTCGTGGCCGGCTGGTTCGCCATCGGCCTGCCCACCGACCCGGCGTACGCCTTCCTCTGGATCTGGGCGGCCACCATCGCCTGGAACTCCACCCGGCCGTGGCGCAGCCACCTGCGGTTCGCCCGGGACTGGGTCCCGGTGGTGCTGCTCCTCGCCGGGTACAACCTTTCCCGGGGGTTCGCGGACAACGGGGCGACGCCGCACGCGATGGAGCTGATCGTCGCCGACCGGTTCCTGCTCGGCTGGGCCACCGGTGGCGAGGTGCCCACCGTCTGGTTGCAGCAGCACCTGTACCGGCCCGAGGTGCACTGGTGGGACGTGGTGGTCAGCTGGGTCTACTTCTCCCACTTCGTGGTGACCCTGGCCGCCGCCGCGGTGCTCTGGCTGCGCGACCGGACCCGCTGGGCGGCATACATGCGGCGGTGGGCGTTCCTCTGCGCCGCCGGGCTGGTCACCTACTTCCTCTACCCGGCCGCGCCGCCCTGGTGGGCCGCGCAGAACGGTCTGCTCACCGAGGTCGCCCGCATCTCCACCCGGGGCTGGAAGGCGTTCGGCATGCACGGCGCGGGCAACGTGCTCAACGCCGGCCAGATCGCCGCCAACCCGGTGGCCGCGATGCCCTCCCTGCACACCGCGTTCGCCCTCTTCGTCGTGCTGTTCTTCCTCGGAGCCACCCGGCGGCGCTGGTGGCCGCTGCTGCTGGCGTACCCGCTGGCGATGACGTTCACCCTGGTCTACAGCGGCGAGCACTACATGATCGACGTGCTGGTCGGCTGGGCGTACGTCGGGATGACCTTCCTCGTCGTCGCCCTGGCCGAACGCTGGTGGGCGGCCCGGCGGGCGCGGAGCGCGCCCTCGTCGGCGGCGCGGGAGGTCATCGACGGCCCGGCAGCGGCCCCGGCGACCCCCGCCGCCGGCCGGGAAGCGGGACGGGACGCCGCCGCCGACTCCTCGCCGGTGCCGGCCGACCGCTGA
- a CDS encoding PH domain-containing protein has protein sequence MSDGPADPRPDAPQPDPEPAPPPAGPAPPPWPHAPRPAAHDPAQPPWPAAPRPATPHPAQPPWPAGPPGTPGPAHWPAAPQPGAPVPGTVGQGWPGHGWPGVPGVAAPPGEEPRQRLHPLSPVLHGAKSLVVVIAGLSWSTLSRVGFGWFAAMAAVLALGATVLAVVSWYNTGYHIVGRELRVHEGLIWRRTRAIPLERLQAVELVRPLLAQLTGLAELRLEVVGGGKTEAPLAYLGVAEAAALRQRLLAVAGRAPQAAAGRPPEAVAPAAGQAAAPAPAGRWLHTVRNTDLLVSQLLTPQAFLLPFGLAFVVAQFLSEGSRSFIAVASTLTAMAGVLLQPVRRVLDDWGFRLDRDEDTLRIRNGLLETRAQTVPLHRVQTVGVTWPLLWRMKGWLRLRLEVAGYSGAEPDDRNRPDRLLPVGDLRTGELVVAEVLPGVRLTALPLTRPPRRARWLRPLSRSATGVGLDDRVFAARSGLLTRQLAIVPYARIQSVRVTQGPAQRRLRLATVHADTAGGAGAAAHDRDVAEAWELAAELNARAHAARRADGDPRA, from the coding sequence GTGAGCGACGGTCCGGCCGACCCGCGGCCCGACGCGCCGCAACCCGATCCCGAGCCGGCCCCGCCGCCCGCCGGCCCCGCCCCGCCACCCTGGCCGCACGCGCCGCGACCCGCCGCCCACGACCCCGCCCAGCCGCCCTGGCCGGCGGCCCCGCGACCTGCAACCCCCCACCCCGCCCAGCCGCCCTGGCCGGCCGGACCACCCGGCACCCCCGGGCCGGCCCACTGGCCGGCCGCGCCGCAGCCCGGGGCGCCGGTGCCGGGGACGGTCGGGCAAGGCTGGCCCGGGCACGGCTGGCCGGGCGTGCCGGGCGTCGCTGCCCCGCCCGGCGAGGAGCCCCGGCAGCGGCTGCACCCGTTGAGTCCCGTGCTGCACGGCGCCAAGTCGCTGGTGGTGGTGATCGCCGGTCTCTCCTGGTCCACGCTCTCCCGGGTCGGCTTCGGCTGGTTCGCCGCAATGGCCGCGGTGCTCGCCCTCGGCGCCACCGTGCTGGCCGTGGTCAGCTGGTACAACACCGGCTACCACATCGTCGGCCGGGAGTTGCGGGTGCACGAGGGGCTGATCTGGCGGCGTACCCGGGCCATCCCGCTGGAACGGTTGCAGGCCGTGGAGCTGGTCCGCCCGCTGCTGGCCCAGCTCACCGGGCTCGCGGAGCTGCGCCTGGAGGTGGTGGGCGGGGGCAAGACCGAGGCGCCGCTGGCGTACCTGGGGGTGGCCGAGGCGGCCGCGCTGCGCCAGCGCCTGCTCGCCGTCGCCGGCCGCGCGCCCCAGGCCGCTGCCGGCCGCCCGCCGGAGGCCGTCGCGCCCGCCGCCGGCCAGGCCGCCGCGCCGGCGCCGGCCGGGCGCTGGCTGCACACGGTACGCAACACGGACCTGCTGGTCAGCCAACTGCTCACCCCGCAGGCCTTCCTGCTCCCGTTCGGCCTGGCCTTCGTGGTGGCGCAGTTCCTCTCCGAGGGTTCCCGGTCCTTCATCGCGGTCGCCAGCACCCTGACCGCGATGGCGGGCGTCCTGCTGCAACCCGTCCGCCGGGTCCTCGACGACTGGGGCTTCCGGCTGGACCGGGACGAGGACACGCTGCGCATTCGCAACGGCCTGCTGGAGACCCGGGCGCAGACGGTGCCGCTGCACCGGGTGCAGACCGTCGGCGTGACCTGGCCGCTGCTGTGGCGGATGAAGGGCTGGCTGCGGCTGCGGCTGGAGGTGGCCGGCTACTCGGGCGCCGAGCCGGACGACCGGAACCGCCCGGACCGCCTGCTCCCGGTCGGCGATCTGCGCACCGGCGAGCTGGTGGTGGCGGAGGTGCTGCCGGGCGTACGCCTCACCGCGCTGCCGCTGACCCGGCCGCCGCGGCGGGCCCGCTGGCTGCGTCCGCTGAGCCGGTCGGCGACCGGCGTGGGCCTCGACGACCGCGTTTTCGCCGCCCGCTCCGGCCTGCTCACCCGGCAGTTGGCGATCGTCCCGTACGCCCGGATCCAGAGCGTGCGGGTGACGCAGGGGCCGGCGCAACGGCGGCTGCGGCTGGCCACGGTGCACGCGGACACGGCCGGTGGGGCCGGTGCGGCCGCGCACGACCGGGACGTGGCCGAGGCGTGGGAACTGGCGGCCGAGCTGAACGCGCGGGCGCACGCCGCCCGCCGTGCCGACGGAGATCCCCGGGCCTAG
- a CDS encoding PH domain-containing protein: MNGDDLAGPPSAPAGPLEPWPDTVRWQPISHDLIWVELIRLGVLLAVLLIGLGLGWAFSGHWLFGAALGVIVLLAGWRVVAIVRAVHAWGYAEREHDLLVRHGLLVRRLSIVPYSRMQFVDVSAGPLERAFDLATVQLHTAAAASDARVPGLPPAEASRLRDRLTALGEDRAEGL; the protein is encoded by the coding sequence GTGAACGGTGACGACCTCGCCGGGCCGCCGTCGGCCCCGGCCGGCCCGCTGGAGCCGTGGCCGGACACCGTCCGCTGGCAGCCGATCTCCCACGACCTGATCTGGGTGGAGCTGATCCGGCTCGGCGTGCTGCTGGCCGTTCTGCTGATCGGGCTCGGCCTCGGCTGGGCGTTCAGCGGGCACTGGCTCTTCGGCGCCGCCCTCGGCGTGATCGTCCTGCTGGCCGGCTGGCGGGTGGTCGCGATCGTCCGGGCGGTGCACGCCTGGGGGTACGCCGAGCGGGAGCACGACCTGCTGGTCCGGCACGGGCTGCTGGTCCGGCGGCTCTCCATCGTCCCGTACTCGCGGATGCAGTTCGTCGACGTCAGCGCCGGGCCGCTGGAGCGGGCGTTCGACCTGGCCACCGTGCAGCTGCACACGGCCGCGGCAGCGAGCGACGCGCGGGTGCCCGGGCTGCCGCCGGCGGAGGCCTCCCGGCTGCGCGACCGGCTGACCGCGCTCGGCGAGGACCGGGCGGAGGGCCTGTGA